In the Telopea speciosissima isolate NSW1024214 ecotype Mountain lineage chromosome 2, Tspe_v1, whole genome shotgun sequence genome, one interval contains:
- the LOC122650430 gene encoding MLO-like protein 3, with amino-acid sequence MEEERNRLSSGGIHDLQKTPTWAVATICFLLILLSIILEQSLHFITHWLRKHKMKSLEEAVEKLKSELMLLGFISLILAALQGPISNIYIPSKYTKSMLPCRSDDDDDDNQKKLRENTTHHLNINKENGMVSLVSKEGVHQLHIFIFVLASTQLVFSLLIMALGRAKMSCWKAWEEETQSISYQVNYDPQRFRLTRDTTFVRRHLRTKSTLLLWIKCFFRQFFHSVEKVDYLTLRHGFIKAHMPNNNNFNFQNYLQRSLEDDFKVVVGISPPLWLVVVILLLADVNGLHLYVWIAYFPLIIVLVLGTKLEVVLSRMALQLKNLSHVTKGAPEVQPDDNLFWFSKPRFVLSLLHFIMVMNAFELAFFLWASWQFGLKTCYHENVGSAVARVVSAMIVQIICSYVTLPIYALVTQMGSQYKSSAALGEQIIESILRWYARVKKNKQQSSSNQPLLSRPDSEIESSRKTSPMEISSSPTAQPTVTLAEIMSSPCDEISEIKEANVPTGEVVVELSALESKRKN; translated from the exons atggaagaagaaagaaacaggTTATCCTCAGGTGGTATACACGATCTGCAAAAGACACCTACTTGGGCGGTAGCTACCATTTGCTTCCTCCTCATACTCCTCTCCATAATCCTTGAACAATCTTTGCATTTCATTACCCAC TGGCTCAGGAAGCATAAAATGAAATCACTGGAGGAGGCTGTGGAGAAGCTTAAATCAG AGCTGATGCTGTTAGGTTTCATTTCACTTATATTAGCAGCACTGCAAGGACCCATCTCCAATATCTACATACCCAGTAAATATACAAAATCCATGCTTCCATGCcgcagtgatgatgatgatgatgataatcaGAAGAAACTCAGGGAGAACACCACTCATCATTTAAACATTAATAAGGAGAATGGAATGGTTTCTCTGGTGTCTAAAGAAGGGGTACACCAACTACACATCTTCATCTTTGTATTAGCATCCACACAACTTGTTTTCAGTCTGCTCATCATGGCCCTCGGAAGGGCAAAG ATGAGTTGTTGGAAAGCTTGGGAAGAAGAGACTCAATCGATCTCTTACCAAGTGAACTATG ATCCTCAACGCTTCAGATTAACACGAGACACTACATTCGTGAGACGACATTTGCGTACAAAATCAACACTACTTCTCTGGATT AAATGTTTCTTCCGCCAATTCTTCCACTCTGTAGAAAAAGTCGATTATCTCACATTGCGTCATGGCTTCATCAAA GCACATATGCccaacaacaacaattttaaTTTCCAAAATTACCTACAGCGATCCTTGGAGGATGATTTCAAGGTAGTAGTGGGAATCAG CCCCCCTCTGTGGTTGGTTGTTGTTATCCTCCTGCTAGCTGATGTGAATG GATTGCATTTATATGTTTGGATAGCCTATTTTCCACTAATA ATAGTACTAGTTCTTGGAACCAAGCTCGAAGTTGTTTTATCAAGAATGGCTCTGCAACTCAAAAACCTGTCTCATGTAACCAAAGGAGCACCAGAGGTGCAACCTGATGACAATCTTTTCTGGTTCAGTAAACCCAGATTTGTTTTGAGTCTTCTACACTTCATCATGGTCATG AATGCGTTTGAGCTTGCTTTCTTTCTCTGGGCATCG TGGCAATTTGGGTTGAAAACTTGTTACCATGAGAACGTAGGGAGCGCAGTCGCAAGAGTGGTATCAGC GATGATTGTGCAAATCATTTGCAGCTACGTTACACTTCCAATCTATGCCCTTGTAACACAG ATGGGTTCCCAGTACAAGAGTAGTGCAGCTCTAGGAGAGCAAATCATAGAATCAATACTGCGATGGTATGCAAGGGTGAAGAAGAATAAACAACAATCATCATCAAATCAACCTCTATTAAGTCGTCCTGACTCTGAAATTGAGAGCAGCAGGAAAACTAGTCCTATGGAAATTTCTTCTTCACCTACAGCACAACCCACAGTGACACTTGCAGAAATTATGTCATCTCCTTGTGATGAAATCAGTGAAATCAAAGAGGCCAATGTTCCTACTGGGGAGGTAGTAGTAGAATTGTCGGCTTTGGAATCGAAGAGGAAGAATTGA
- the LOC122650431 gene encoding MLO-like protein 3 yields MASEASSSSAIRNLQDTPTWAVASVCFCLILLSIGLENSIHLISNLLKKYKKKALVEVVEKLKSELMLLGFISLILAALQKPISSICIPSKIADSMLPCHNKATIQGQKFRVTQHLKKNGNPFHFGFAYQDGHPHRLLASETGSTCENGKVPLVSIEGIHQLHIFIFVLALTHLVSSLLTMALGRAKMRRWKAWEEETHSASYQAANNPERLRFTRETTFARRHLGTWTKSTLLVWIKCFFRQFFRSVAKVDYLTLRHGFIKAHMPSNANFNFRKYIQRSLDDDFKVVVGISPTLWLVAVILLLADVDGLHLYLWIGFVPLIMILVLGTKLEVILARMALQLKDQTAVIIGAPLVHPDDKLFWFSKPKFVLSLLHFTMFMNAFELAFSLWATWQFGLKTCFNENIEVVIGRVLSALIVHIICSYITLPIYALVTQMGSQYKSAILEEQTISSLQQWYGRVKKKQKQPSTHQPLHTEISSPPTTLPTRALAETISPPGIEISEVKEEPGEANVPSRAVVVELSGLK; encoded by the exons atggCATCAGAAGCATCATCATCCTCTGCTATACGCAATCTCCAAGATACACCTACTTGGGCTGTGGCTTCTGTTTGCTTCTGCCTCATTCTCCTCTCCATTGGCCTTGAAAACTCCATTCATCTCATTTCCAAT TTGCTCAAGAAGTATAAGAAGAAAGCACTGGTAGAGGTTGTGGAGAAGCTCAAATCAG AGCTGATGCTGTTAGGTTTCATTTCGCTTATATTAGCAGCATTGCAAAAACCCATCTCCAGTATCTGTATACCAAGTAAAATTGCAGATTCCATGCTTCCATGCCACAACAAAGCAACCATCCAGGGACAGAAATTCAGGGTGACCCAACATttaaagaagaatggaaatccCTTCCACTTTGGTTTTGCCTATCAAGAtggtcatccacatagactattaGCCTCTGAAACTGGCAGCACTTGCGAAAAC GGCAAGGTTCCTCTGGTGTCCATAGAAGGGATACACCAATTGCATATCTTCATCTTTGTGTTAGCATTGACGCATCTTGTTTCGAGTCTTCTCACCATGGCCCTGGGAAGGGCAAAG ATGAGGCGTTGGAAAGCTTGGGAAGAAGAAACTCACTCGGCTTCCTACCAAGCGGCCAATA ATCCTGAACGCTTGAGATTTACAAGGGAAACAACATTCGCGAGACGGCATTTGGGTACTTGGACAAAATCAACTCTACTTGTATGGATT AAATGTTTCTTCCGCCAATTCTTCCGCTCTGTAGCAAAAGTTGATTATCTCACACTGCGTCATGGCTTCATCAAA GCACATATGCCATCCAACGCCAATTTCAATTTCCGAAAATACATACAGAGGTCCTTGGATGATGATTTCAAAGTAGTAGTGGGAATCAG CCCCACTCTGTGGTTGGTCGCCGTTATCCTCCTGCTAGCTGATGTTGATG GATTACATTTATATCTTTGGATAGGCTTTGTTCCATTGATA ATGATACTAGTTCTTGGAACCAAGCTTGAAGTCATTTTGGCAAGAATGGCTCTGCAACTCAAAGACCAGACTGCTGTGATCATAGGAGCCCCACTGGTGCACCCTGATGATAAACTTTTCTGGTTCAGTAAACCTAAATTTGTTTTGAGTCTTCTACACTTCACAATGTTCATG AATGCTTTTGAGCTTGCTTTCTCTCTCTGGGCAACG TGGCAATTTGGGCTCAAAACTTGTTTCAATGAGAACATAGAGGTCGTAATCGGAAGGGTGCTATCAGC gttgATTGTGCATATCATTTGCAGCTACATTACACTTCCAATCTATGCCCTTGTGACACAG ATGGGTTCCCAATACAAGAGTGCAATACTAGAAGAACAAACGATATCTTCATTACAGCAATGGTATggaagagtgaagaagaaacaaaaacaaccaTCAACACATCAACCACTTCATACTGAAATTTCCTCTCCACCAACCACACTACCCACAAGGGCACTTGCAGAAACTATTTCTCCCCCTGGGATTGAAATCAGTGAAGTCAAAGAGGAACCAGGTGAGGCCAATGTTCCTTCTAGAGCAGTGGTGGTAGAATTATCAGGTTTGAAGTGA
- the LOC122652053 gene encoding auxin response factor 4-like isoform X1, producing the protein MEIDLNQVVNEGEKGESHGDYDKAGGVGICSLSPSSSTSCSSTSSASSVTSSVYLELWHACAGPLTSLPKKGSVVVYFPQGHLEQASSSASFPCLEIPAFGLQPQIFCRVVNVQLLANKENDEVYTQVTLFPQPGLVERNLKDQSHEEEVVVDDGNGHMLFKSTPHMFCKTLTASDTSTHGGFSVPRRAAEDCFPPLDYKQERPSQELIAKDLHGVEWRFRHIYRGQPRRHLLTTGWSTFVSQKNLVSGDAVLFLRSENGELRLGIRRAGPRNGCPNSIPANHNMHLNFLSPVANAISTKTMFHVFYSPRESPAEFVIPYQKYMKSIVDPVSIGTRFKMRFEMEDTVERRCSGVVTGVGEVDPYRWPDSKWRCLMVRWDENIARGHQERVSPWEIEPSISVSAMSVPSAPRLKKSRTSLQSTSPNIPITAGGTGFLNDESVRSSKVLQGQEKVGFISPVYSGEKVNHPLDFEMNNPASQMSTRLKQTIDSDFVRTQSATYTSCEESNRFQKVLQGQEICPQPSLHGRAEVNPSAWEKIDDGCNMFNMYQGANPMIYSFSSDAQGMYMPSDDMYRSSHYPVMQQYMASFQRGTSHINLPSVQRRFPGCARDEQGNPSSHNPLKEHKPPDSLSAQETNDTDSKNQKSDTCDETNTDCKLFGFSLAGENLIPNPQSSSRRSCTKVHKQGNIVGKAIDMSRLKSYDELLRELEQLFGMEGLLHDPKKGWQVLYTDSENDMMVVGDDPWHDFCNIVSKIHIYTQEEVEKMVIGMVSDDTQSCLEEAPAIMGVSNSSSSVGQPNSPPVIRT; encoded by the exons ATGGAAATTGACCTGAACCAGGTAGTGAATGAGGGGGAGAAGGGTGAAAGCCATGGAGATTATGATAAGGCTGGTGGTGTTGGCATTTGTTCTCTGTCTCCTTCATCATCTACTTCTTGTTCTTCTActtcctctgcttcttctgTGACTTCTTCAGTTTATTTGGAGCTATGGCATGCTTGTGCTGGCCCTCTTACCTCCCTGCCCAAGAAGGGAAGTGTGGTTGTCTACTTCCCTCAAGGTCACTTGGAAcaggcttcttcttctgcatCTTTTCCATGCTTAGAAATACCCGCCTTTGGTCTCCAACCACAGATATTCTGCAGGGTTGTCAATGTCCAACTCCTT GCCAACAAGGAGAATGATGAGGTTTATACACAGGTGACATTGTTTCCTCAACCAGGG TTGGTGGAGAGGAATTTAAAGGACCAGAGCCATGAAGAGGAGGTGGTTGTTGACGATGGGAATGGACATATGCTATTCAAATCAACCCCTCACATGTTCTGTAAAACTTTAACAGCTTCTGATACTAGCACCCATGGGGGTTTCTCTGTCCCACGTAGAGCTGCAGAGGACTGCTTTCCACCTTTG GATTATAAACAAGAAAGGCCTTCCCAGGAGCTCATTGCCAAGGACCTTCACGGAGTTGAATGGAGATTTCGACATATTTACAGAG GTCAGCCACGACGGCATCTACTCACCACTGGATGGAGTACGTTTGTAAGCCAAAAGAATCTTGTTTCAGGGGATGCCGTGCTCTTTTTGAG GAGTGAAAATGGAGAACTGAGGTTGGGAATACGAAGAGCTGGTCCTCGAAATGGTTGTCCTAATTCAATTCCTGCCAACCATAATATGCACCTCAATTTTCTTTCCCCTGTTGCTAATGCAATATCCACCAAGACTATGTTTCACGTATTCTACAGCCCAAG GGAAAGTCCTGCAGAGTTTGTCATTCCGTaccaaaaatatatgaaaagCATCGTTGATCCAGTGTCTATTGGAACAAGGTTTAAAATGAGATTCGAGATGGAAGATACAGTGGAGAGAAG ATGCAGTGGTGTAGTGACCGGTGTAGGTGAGGTTGATCCCTATAGATGGCCTGATTCAAAATGGAGATGTTTGATG GTCAGATGGGATGAAAATATTGCTAGAGGACATCAAGAAAGAGTTTCTCCATGGGAGATTGAGCCCTCCATATCTGTATCAGCCATGAGTGTTCCATCTGCCCCAAGATTGAAGAAATCGCGGACCAGTCTGCAGTCAACCTCACCTAACATCCCAATAACTG CAGGCGGGACTGGCTTCTTGAATGATGAATCTGTAAGATCCTCTAAGGTCTTGCAAGGTCAAGAAAAAGTTGGTTTCATATCACCAGTGTATAGTGGTGAAAAGGTCAACCATCCATTGGACTTTGAGATGAATAATCCAGCAAGCCAAATGTCAACCCGGTTAAAACAGACCATTGATAGTGATTTTGTGAGAACACAATCTGCCACTTACACAAGCTGTGAGGAGTCCAACAGATTCCAGAAGGTCTTGCAAGGTCAAGAAATATGCCCACAGCCATCCCTGCATGGAAGAGCTGAGGTCAACCCTAGTGCTTGGGAAAAGATTGATGATGGTTGCAACATGTTCAATATGTATCAAGGGGCCAACCCAATGATCTACTCATTTTCTTCAGATGCCCAAGGCATGTATATGCCATCTGATGACATGTATAGATCGAGCCATTATCCTGTGATGCAACAATATATGGCTAGTTTCCAGAGAGGGACTTCCCATATCAACTTGCCTTCTGTCCAAAGAAGGTTCCCTGGGTGTGCAAGGGATGAACAAGGCAATCCAAGTTCACACAATCCATTGAAAGAGCATAAGCCACCTGACAGTTTATCTGCTCAGGAAACTAATGACACAGATTCCAAAAACCAGAAGTCTGATACTTGCGATGAGACAAACACTGACTGTAAATTGTTTGGGTTTTCCTTGGCTGGAGAAAATCTTATTCCCAACCCGCAGAGCTCCAGTAGGAGGAGCTGTACAAAG GTTCACAAGCAAGGAAACATAGTTGGAAAGGCTATTGATATGTCAAGACTGAAAAGCTATGATGAGCTGCTGAGAGAATTGGAGCAGCTATTTGGCATGGAGGGCCTTCTACACGATCCTAAGAAAGGCTGGCAAGTTCTTTATACAGACAGTGAAAATGATATGATGGTTGTTGGAGATGATCCTTGGCA CGACTTTTGTAATATTGTATCAAAGATCCATATATATACACAAGAGGAAGTAGAGAAGATGGTGATTGGCATGGTCAGCGATGACACTCAAAGTTGTTTGGAAGAAGCTCCTGCAATAATGGGTGtttcaaattcttcttcttctgtgggaCAGCCAAATTCCCCACCAGTCATTAGGACATGA
- the LOC122652053 gene encoding auxin response factor 4-like isoform X2 — protein sequence MEIDLNQVVNEGEKGESHGDYDKAGGVGICSLSPSSSTSCSSTSSASSVTSSVYLELWHACAGPLTSLPKKGSVVVYFPQGHLEQASSSASFPCLEIPAFGLQPQIFCRVVNVQLLANKENDEVYTQVTLFPQPGLVERNLKDQSHEEEVVVDDGNGHMLFKSTPHMFCKTLTASDTSTHGGFSVPRRAAEDCFPPLDYKQERPSQELIAKDLHGVEWRFRHIYRGQPRRHLLTTGWSTFVSQKNLVSGDAVLFLRESPAEFVIPYQKYMKSIVDPVSIGTRFKMRFEMEDTVERRCSGVVTGVGEVDPYRWPDSKWRCLMVRWDENIARGHQERVSPWEIEPSISVSAMSVPSAPRLKKSRTSLQSTSPNIPITAGGTGFLNDESVRSSKVLQGQEKVGFISPVYSGEKVNHPLDFEMNNPASQMSTRLKQTIDSDFVRTQSATYTSCEESNRFQKVLQGQEICPQPSLHGRAEVNPSAWEKIDDGCNMFNMYQGANPMIYSFSSDAQGMYMPSDDMYRSSHYPVMQQYMASFQRGTSHINLPSVQRRFPGCARDEQGNPSSHNPLKEHKPPDSLSAQETNDTDSKNQKSDTCDETNTDCKLFGFSLAGENLIPNPQSSSRRSCTKVHKQGNIVGKAIDMSRLKSYDELLRELEQLFGMEGLLHDPKKGWQVLYTDSENDMMVVGDDPWHDFCNIVSKIHIYTQEEVEKMVIGMVSDDTQSCLEEAPAIMGVSNSSSSVGQPNSPPVIRT from the exons ATGGAAATTGACCTGAACCAGGTAGTGAATGAGGGGGAGAAGGGTGAAAGCCATGGAGATTATGATAAGGCTGGTGGTGTTGGCATTTGTTCTCTGTCTCCTTCATCATCTACTTCTTGTTCTTCTActtcctctgcttcttctgTGACTTCTTCAGTTTATTTGGAGCTATGGCATGCTTGTGCTGGCCCTCTTACCTCCCTGCCCAAGAAGGGAAGTGTGGTTGTCTACTTCCCTCAAGGTCACTTGGAAcaggcttcttcttctgcatCTTTTCCATGCTTAGAAATACCCGCCTTTGGTCTCCAACCACAGATATTCTGCAGGGTTGTCAATGTCCAACTCCTT GCCAACAAGGAGAATGATGAGGTTTATACACAGGTGACATTGTTTCCTCAACCAGGG TTGGTGGAGAGGAATTTAAAGGACCAGAGCCATGAAGAGGAGGTGGTTGTTGACGATGGGAATGGACATATGCTATTCAAATCAACCCCTCACATGTTCTGTAAAACTTTAACAGCTTCTGATACTAGCACCCATGGGGGTTTCTCTGTCCCACGTAGAGCTGCAGAGGACTGCTTTCCACCTTTG GATTATAAACAAGAAAGGCCTTCCCAGGAGCTCATTGCCAAGGACCTTCACGGAGTTGAATGGAGATTTCGACATATTTACAGAG GTCAGCCACGACGGCATCTACTCACCACTGGATGGAGTACGTTTGTAAGCCAAAAGAATCTTGTTTCAGGGGATGCCGTGCTCTTTTTGAG GGAAAGTCCTGCAGAGTTTGTCATTCCGTaccaaaaatatatgaaaagCATCGTTGATCCAGTGTCTATTGGAACAAGGTTTAAAATGAGATTCGAGATGGAAGATACAGTGGAGAGAAG ATGCAGTGGTGTAGTGACCGGTGTAGGTGAGGTTGATCCCTATAGATGGCCTGATTCAAAATGGAGATGTTTGATG GTCAGATGGGATGAAAATATTGCTAGAGGACATCAAGAAAGAGTTTCTCCATGGGAGATTGAGCCCTCCATATCTGTATCAGCCATGAGTGTTCCATCTGCCCCAAGATTGAAGAAATCGCGGACCAGTCTGCAGTCAACCTCACCTAACATCCCAATAACTG CAGGCGGGACTGGCTTCTTGAATGATGAATCTGTAAGATCCTCTAAGGTCTTGCAAGGTCAAGAAAAAGTTGGTTTCATATCACCAGTGTATAGTGGTGAAAAGGTCAACCATCCATTGGACTTTGAGATGAATAATCCAGCAAGCCAAATGTCAACCCGGTTAAAACAGACCATTGATAGTGATTTTGTGAGAACACAATCTGCCACTTACACAAGCTGTGAGGAGTCCAACAGATTCCAGAAGGTCTTGCAAGGTCAAGAAATATGCCCACAGCCATCCCTGCATGGAAGAGCTGAGGTCAACCCTAGTGCTTGGGAAAAGATTGATGATGGTTGCAACATGTTCAATATGTATCAAGGGGCCAACCCAATGATCTACTCATTTTCTTCAGATGCCCAAGGCATGTATATGCCATCTGATGACATGTATAGATCGAGCCATTATCCTGTGATGCAACAATATATGGCTAGTTTCCAGAGAGGGACTTCCCATATCAACTTGCCTTCTGTCCAAAGAAGGTTCCCTGGGTGTGCAAGGGATGAACAAGGCAATCCAAGTTCACACAATCCATTGAAAGAGCATAAGCCACCTGACAGTTTATCTGCTCAGGAAACTAATGACACAGATTCCAAAAACCAGAAGTCTGATACTTGCGATGAGACAAACACTGACTGTAAATTGTTTGGGTTTTCCTTGGCTGGAGAAAATCTTATTCCCAACCCGCAGAGCTCCAGTAGGAGGAGCTGTACAAAG GTTCACAAGCAAGGAAACATAGTTGGAAAGGCTATTGATATGTCAAGACTGAAAAGCTATGATGAGCTGCTGAGAGAATTGGAGCAGCTATTTGGCATGGAGGGCCTTCTACACGATCCTAAGAAAGGCTGGCAAGTTCTTTATACAGACAGTGAAAATGATATGATGGTTGTTGGAGATGATCCTTGGCA CGACTTTTGTAATATTGTATCAAAGATCCATATATATACACAAGAGGAAGTAGAGAAGATGGTGATTGGCATGGTCAGCGATGACACTCAAAGTTGTTTGGAAGAAGCTCCTGCAATAATGGGTGtttcaaattcttcttcttctgtgggaCAGCCAAATTCCCCACCAGTCATTAGGACATGA
- the LOC122652053 gene encoding auxin response factor 4-like isoform X3, with protein sequence MEIDLNQVVNEGEKGESHGDYDKAGGVGICSLSPSSSTSCSSTSSASSVTSSVYLELWHACAGPLTSLPKKGSVVVYFPQGHLEQASSSASFPCLEIPAFGLQPQIFCRVVNVQLLANKENDEVYTQVTLFPQPGLVERNLKDQSHEEEVVVDDGNGHMLFKSTPHMFCKTLTASDTSTHGGFSVPRRAAEDCFPPLDYKQERPSQELIAKDLHGVEWRFRHIYRGQPRRHLLTTGWSTFVSQKNLVSGDAVLFLRSENGELRLGIRRAGPRNGCPNSIPANHNMHLNFLSPVANAISTKTMFHVFYSPRESPAEFVIPYQKYMKSIVDPVSIGTRFKMRFEMEDTVERRCSGVVTGVGEVDPYRWPDSKWRCLMVRWDENIARGHQERVSPWEIEPSISVSAMSVPSAPRLKKSRTSLQSTSPNIPITAGGTGFLNDESVRSSKVLQGQEKVGFISPVYSGEKVNHPLDFEMNNPASQMSTRLKQTIDSDFVRTQSATYTSCEESNRFQKVLQGQEICPQPSLHGRAEVNPSAWEKIDDGCNMFNMYQGANPMIYSFSSDAQGMYMPSDDMYRSSHYPVMQQYMASFQRGTSHINLPSVQRRFPGCARDEQGNPSSHNPLKEHKPPDSLSAQETNDTDSKNQKSDTCDETNTDCKLFGFSLAGENLIPNPQSSSRRSCTKVHKQGNIVGKAIDMSRLKSYDELLRELEQLFGMEGLLHDPKKGWQVLYTDSENDMMVVGDDPWQ encoded by the exons ATGGAAATTGACCTGAACCAGGTAGTGAATGAGGGGGAGAAGGGTGAAAGCCATGGAGATTATGATAAGGCTGGTGGTGTTGGCATTTGTTCTCTGTCTCCTTCATCATCTACTTCTTGTTCTTCTActtcctctgcttcttctgTGACTTCTTCAGTTTATTTGGAGCTATGGCATGCTTGTGCTGGCCCTCTTACCTCCCTGCCCAAGAAGGGAAGTGTGGTTGTCTACTTCCCTCAAGGTCACTTGGAAcaggcttcttcttctgcatCTTTTCCATGCTTAGAAATACCCGCCTTTGGTCTCCAACCACAGATATTCTGCAGGGTTGTCAATGTCCAACTCCTT GCCAACAAGGAGAATGATGAGGTTTATACACAGGTGACATTGTTTCCTCAACCAGGG TTGGTGGAGAGGAATTTAAAGGACCAGAGCCATGAAGAGGAGGTGGTTGTTGACGATGGGAATGGACATATGCTATTCAAATCAACCCCTCACATGTTCTGTAAAACTTTAACAGCTTCTGATACTAGCACCCATGGGGGTTTCTCTGTCCCACGTAGAGCTGCAGAGGACTGCTTTCCACCTTTG GATTATAAACAAGAAAGGCCTTCCCAGGAGCTCATTGCCAAGGACCTTCACGGAGTTGAATGGAGATTTCGACATATTTACAGAG GTCAGCCACGACGGCATCTACTCACCACTGGATGGAGTACGTTTGTAAGCCAAAAGAATCTTGTTTCAGGGGATGCCGTGCTCTTTTTGAG GAGTGAAAATGGAGAACTGAGGTTGGGAATACGAAGAGCTGGTCCTCGAAATGGTTGTCCTAATTCAATTCCTGCCAACCATAATATGCACCTCAATTTTCTTTCCCCTGTTGCTAATGCAATATCCACCAAGACTATGTTTCACGTATTCTACAGCCCAAG GGAAAGTCCTGCAGAGTTTGTCATTCCGTaccaaaaatatatgaaaagCATCGTTGATCCAGTGTCTATTGGAACAAGGTTTAAAATGAGATTCGAGATGGAAGATACAGTGGAGAGAAG ATGCAGTGGTGTAGTGACCGGTGTAGGTGAGGTTGATCCCTATAGATGGCCTGATTCAAAATGGAGATGTTTGATG GTCAGATGGGATGAAAATATTGCTAGAGGACATCAAGAAAGAGTTTCTCCATGGGAGATTGAGCCCTCCATATCTGTATCAGCCATGAGTGTTCCATCTGCCCCAAGATTGAAGAAATCGCGGACCAGTCTGCAGTCAACCTCACCTAACATCCCAATAACTG CAGGCGGGACTGGCTTCTTGAATGATGAATCTGTAAGATCCTCTAAGGTCTTGCAAGGTCAAGAAAAAGTTGGTTTCATATCACCAGTGTATAGTGGTGAAAAGGTCAACCATCCATTGGACTTTGAGATGAATAATCCAGCAAGCCAAATGTCAACCCGGTTAAAACAGACCATTGATAGTGATTTTGTGAGAACACAATCTGCCACTTACACAAGCTGTGAGGAGTCCAACAGATTCCAGAAGGTCTTGCAAGGTCAAGAAATATGCCCACAGCCATCCCTGCATGGAAGAGCTGAGGTCAACCCTAGTGCTTGGGAAAAGATTGATGATGGTTGCAACATGTTCAATATGTATCAAGGGGCCAACCCAATGATCTACTCATTTTCTTCAGATGCCCAAGGCATGTATATGCCATCTGATGACATGTATAGATCGAGCCATTATCCTGTGATGCAACAATATATGGCTAGTTTCCAGAGAGGGACTTCCCATATCAACTTGCCTTCTGTCCAAAGAAGGTTCCCTGGGTGTGCAAGGGATGAACAAGGCAATCCAAGTTCACACAATCCATTGAAAGAGCATAAGCCACCTGACAGTTTATCTGCTCAGGAAACTAATGACACAGATTCCAAAAACCAGAAGTCTGATACTTGCGATGAGACAAACACTGACTGTAAATTGTTTGGGTTTTCCTTGGCTGGAGAAAATCTTATTCCCAACCCGCAGAGCTCCAGTAGGAGGAGCTGTACAAAG GTTCACAAGCAAGGAAACATAGTTGGAAAGGCTATTGATATGTCAAGACTGAAAAGCTATGATGAGCTGCTGAGAGAATTGGAGCAGCTATTTGGCATGGAGGGCCTTCTACACGATCCTAAGAAAGGCTGGCAAGTTCTTTATACAGACAGTGAAAATGATATGATGGTTGTTGGAGATGATCCTTGGCAGTAA